Part of the Weissella coleopterorum genome is shown below.
ATGCAACACGTGCTTGTACTCGATATTGAACAGTTAATGATAAAGAGCCATATTCTTTGGTACCAGGCTTCGCTGCTAGTCGATCAGCAACTTCTTTTTGCATCATAACAACAATTGCATCAACGTGCACCTCTGACTCTAAAATCTGCATTAAAATGGGCGTCGTAATGTAGTATGGTAAATTAGCTACAATTTTAAGTGGTGCACTTGGGTCAGAAAAATTTTCTTGGACGGCGGCCATTAGGTCAACCTTTAAAATATCTTGATTAATAACCTTAATATTATTATATGGTGCTAGAGTATCATCTAACACTGCGATTAAGCGATCATCAATTTCAAAAGCGACAACCTCTTTGGCGGCCCTCGCCAATTGTTCTGTCAATGCACCAATTCCGGGGCCAATTTCAATCACATTATCATTTTTACTAACATCCCCCGCTGAAACAATATTTTTTAATATATTTAAATCCGTTAAAAAATTTTGTCCCAAAGACTTTTTAGTATTGATACCATATTGATTCATAATGGCTTGCGTCCGTAAAGGAGTCGCAATATCAGGATAATTAGCTGTCATTCATTTACTCCTTTTAAGTTAAATTATTCTAGCTCAGCTAGCACTTCAAGCAGCTCTTTTCTTTGAATCCCAAACATTTGAATTCGTTTCATAAATTGTTTTCCGTTCACATATCCTAAATTCAGCCGTTCAGCTAAATATGTGCGGCGTGATGCTGCTTTGGATCCATTAATGAGTCCCCAATTTAATAAATCTTTTCTAGTAATATCAGAAATATGTGCATCACTTGTTTCTCCGGCTACCTGTTGCAAGGTCTTTTGAATTATTTCGATTGTCGCATACTCAATCCCCAAACTATGATGTTTAATTTGAGCACCAGCCTCATCCTTAGTTAAAAAAGCATGTTTAGCATTAGGCGCAATTTGAGTAACAATTTTTCGGATTCTTTCCCCATTAAAGTCCGGATCCGTGAAAACAATAACCCCGCGCGCATTAGCCGCTCGAACAATCGTATTCTGTGTCATAGGGTCTAAAGCCGATCCATTTGTTTCAATGGTATCAGCCTCAACTGCTCTTTTTACTTTTTCAGTATCTGATTTACCCTCAACAATAATAATTTCGTTAATCTTCATTGTGTGTATGCCAGAGTCGATGTGCATTATCTGTCGTTATTTTTGCTAAATCGTTATAAGACATTTCTAATTGTTCCGCTAAATTCTCTAAAACGTACTTTACAAACATTGGTTCATTCGTTTTACCACGTAATGGTACTGGAGCCAAGAATGGTGCATCTGTTTCTACTAGAAGCCGATCTAATGGTACCACTTTGGCGGCATCTTTAATTTCTTGGGCGTTATTAAATGTTACAATCCCTGAAAATGAAATATACATTCCAAGATCAAGGAAACGCTTAGCTTCTTCCGGTCCACCGGTAAAGGAATGCATTACGCCACCAAATTCTGATACATTACTATTACTTAAAATATCATATGTATCGTCAAATGCATCTCGTGAATGAATTGTTACCGGCTTGTGCATTGAATGCGCCAAATATAATTGATTCTTTAAAGCACCCTTTTGAACTTCATGTCCGGGATTTTCAGGCCAATAGTAATCTAATCCCGTTTCCCCAACACCAACCACATTGGGATTGGCTAATTGTTGTTCTAAAATAAGCATTTCTTGGCTGTCAAAGTTAGCCAGGTCTTCTGTCTGCCAACCAACCGTTGCATGTACGCCCTCTAAGGTTTGCGCCAACTCAATGGCACGTTCATTCCCAATTTTATTGTAACCAACGACGTTCATTTCCATCACACGATGCTCTCGTGCTCGTGCCCAATATGCGGCAGGATCAATCCAAAGTGTCTCGTCGTTTAAATGTGTGTGTGTGTCATAAGCATCAGTGGGACGCTTGGTTGGATCATAAATTGCCATATTGAACTCCTTAATTTCTTCATATATATATTATAACAAAATAAAAAGCTTACGGTGGTTAAGCGTAAGCCTT
Proteins encoded:
- the rsmA gene encoding 16S rRNA (adenine(1518)-N(6)/adenine(1519)-N(6))-dimethyltransferase RsmA, coding for MTANYPDIATPLRTQAIMNQYGINTKKSLGQNFLTDLNILKNIVSAGDVSKNDNVIEIGPGIGALTEQLARAAKEVVAFEIDDRLIAVLDDTLAPYNNIKVINQDILKVDLMAAVQENFSDPSAPLKIVANLPYYITTPILMQILESEVHVDAIVVMMQKEVADRLAAKPGTKEYGSLSLTVQYRVQARVAFNVDRTAFIPNPNVDSAIVVLEPREPLAILPDNEQRLFSLFKVGFVMRRKTLWNNLITAFGKNGGMQDKLMDALEAAQINPKIRAEKLTLEQFVTLQNTLTDAGVY
- the rnmV gene encoding ribonuclease M5, producing MKINEIIIVEGKSDTEKVKRAVEADTIETNGSALDPMTQNTIVRAANARGVIVFTDPDFNGERIRKIVTQIAPNAKHAFLTKDEAGAQIKHHSLGIEYATIEIIQKTLQQVAGETSDAHISDITRKDLLNWGLINGSKAASRRTYLAERLNLGYVNGKQFMKRIQMFGIQRKELLEVLAELE
- a CDS encoding TatD family hydrolase; the protein is MAIYDPTKRPTDAYDTHTHLNDETLWIDPAAYWARAREHRVMEMNVVGYNKIGNERAIELAQTLEGVHATVGWQTEDLANFDSQEMLILEQQLANPNVVGVGETGLDYYWPENPGHEVQKGALKNQLYLAHSMHKPVTIHSRDAFDDTYDILSNSNVSEFGGVMHSFTGGPEEAKRFLDLGMYISFSGIVTFNNAQEIKDAAKVVPLDRLLVETDAPFLAPVPLRGKTNEPMFVKYVLENLAEQLEMSYNDLAKITTDNAHRLWHTHNED